One region of Pyramidobacter sp. YE332 genomic DNA includes:
- a CDS encoding IS110 family transposase, whose product MYYLGIDIGKNNHEAGLIREDGSHVGKSLRFANAREGFQQLLLFLEQSLPEREAFCIGMEATGHYWLALYSFLREQGFALHVINPIQSDSLRNFHIRKQKTDAVDCFLVAEVIRFGSFSETHLADEDIMALRNLARFRESLKDSCADYKRQVVTVLDQVFPEYAALFSNVFGESSKAFLKTYGTPEQVVDVNTKSLAALLRKTSRGRHGTDKARELKSLAARSVGLTLCSDAFAFQIRILIEQIEFTEKQIDEIDKKIARQLRKFSSVILTVPGVGPATGAVILGEIGDISRFSNPKKLVAFAGIDPTSFQSGNYVGQHNRLSKKGSPYLRRAVWMSALIAVRCDPVFKAFYEKKRGEGKAHGTALGAVSRKLLYTIYAVLKANKPYEVRRQGIE is encoded by the coding sequence ATGTACTATCTTGGTATTGACATCGGGAAGAACAATCACGAAGCAGGGCTTATCAGGGAGGACGGCAGCCACGTCGGCAAGTCGCTGCGTTTCGCCAATGCTCGGGAGGGCTTTCAGCAGCTTCTGCTCTTTCTCGAACAGAGTCTTCCCGAGCGGGAGGCTTTCTGTATCGGCATGGAGGCGACCGGTCATTACTGGCTCGCGCTCTACTCCTTTCTGCGGGAGCAGGGTTTTGCTCTGCATGTGATCAACCCGATCCAATCCGACAGTCTGAGGAACTTCCACATCCGGAAGCAGAAAACGGATGCGGTCGACTGCTTTCTGGTGGCTGAGGTGATCCGTTTCGGCTCGTTCAGCGAAACTCATCTGGCTGATGAAGATATCATGGCGCTGCGCAATCTGGCCCGTTTCAGAGAGTCGCTCAAGGACTCCTGCGCCGACTACAAGCGACAGGTCGTCACCGTTCTGGATCAGGTGTTTCCGGAGTATGCTGCCTTGTTCTCCAACGTCTTTGGCGAGAGTTCAAAGGCATTTCTCAAGACGTACGGCACTCCGGAACAGGTGGTCGACGTGAACACGAAATCGCTGGCCGCTTTGCTCAGAAAAACCAGCCGGGGCCGGCACGGTACTGACAAAGCCCGTGAGCTCAAGTCTCTGGCGGCGCGTTCGGTCGGCCTGACTCTGTGTTCGGATGCCTTTGCCTTTCAAATCAGGATTCTCATCGAACAGATCGAATTCACGGAGAAGCAGATCGATGAGATCGACAAGAAGATCGCCCGGCAGCTGAGGAAGTTTAGCTCTGTCATCCTCACTGTCCCCGGCGTGGGGCCGGCGACGGGCGCCGTGATCCTCGGTGAGATCGGCGATATCAGTCGTTTCTCCAATCCCAAGAAACTCGTCGCCTTTGCCGGGATCGATCCGACTTCGTTTCAATCGGGGAACTATGTCGGCCAGCACAACCGCTTGTCCAAGAAAGGATCCCCCTACCTGAGACGAGCTGTCTGGATGTCGGCGCTGATAGCAGTCAGATGCGATCCTGTCTTCAAAGCGTTCTACGAAAAGAAGCGCGGTGAGGGGAAAGCGCATGGGACTGCATTGGGGGCTGTGTCGAGAAAACTGCTTTATACGATTTACGCTGTTCTGAAAGCCAACAAACCTTACGAGGTACGCCGCCAGGGCATAGAATGA
- a CDS encoding iron transporter, producing the protein MKKSFVAMLAGLAVVALAASAMAAPAVEKPGESGFAEISIGEEKQVGPYNVAAVYFQAVDMYPAGKNPSKEESDMHLEADIHLQPEYAVQYGFGAGDNIWPAYLTVKYEILDKNNKIVMYGSFMPMNADDGPHYGANIKKGLKVGTYTLRFTIEPPTDYLLHTDPETGVPAKENAKDYFKTYTCDFKWKYTAEQLQNQ; encoded by the coding sequence ATGAAAAAGTCTTTTGTTGCAATGCTGGCCGGTCTTGCCGTGGTGGCTCTGGCGGCGTCCGCGATGGCCGCCCCCGCGGTGGAAAAGCCGGGTGAGAGCGGCTTTGCCGAGATCTCCATCGGCGAAGAGAAGCAGGTCGGCCCCTACAACGTCGCCGCCGTGTACTTCCAGGCCGTCGATATGTATCCCGCCGGCAAGAATCCTTCCAAGGAAGAGTCCGACATGCACCTCGAGGCCGACATCCACCTGCAGCCCGAATACGCCGTGCAGTACGGCTTCGGCGCCGGCGACAACATCTGGCCCGCGTACCTGACCGTCAAGTACGAGATCCTCGACAAGAACAACAAGATCGTCATGTACGGTTCCTTCATGCCCATGAACGCCGATGACGGCCCCCATTACGGCGCCAACATCAAGAAGGGCCTGAAGGTCGGCACCTACACGCTGCGCTTCACCATCGAGCCGCCCACGGATTATCTCCTCCACACCGATCCCGAGACCGGCGTGCCGGCGAAGGAGAACGCCAAGGATTACTTCAAGACCTACACCTGCGATTTCAAATGGAAGTACACCGCTGAGCAGCTTCAGAATCAGTAA
- a CDS encoding FTR1 family protein: protein MQTKNTLRRGRALGLLAVAVLFFLFSSAQDASAAKKKKYDTWKAVAADMAVEFSRARENVEKGEYKAAHKNMNDAYFGYYEIQGFEKNVMVAISSARVGHIEGKFSAIKHVLLGNNDSMDKATLVSEIEDLKVKVYKDAMVLDGDISDTDPDSLGEAVYGSAGKPAPYGAEVAVEPGKKAEPEKVAVVPAGRDARPAQDAAPKKAPVSRDWLTFLTAFGLLVREGLEAILVIVAIVAYLIKTGNKPMIKGVYFGCFAAVFASAVLAWFLEYMMGDASGVARELLEGWTMFLAVAVLFYVSNWMLSKADTERWENYIGGKVRQSIDSKSQWTLIFAAFIAVMREGAELILFYKAAFTGGMNSVPHIVYGILAGTAVLVAVWVAFRYFSVKLPLKPFFLFTSILLFLMCISFMGKGVVELTEADVITGRTVIPAMKGFQIEILSIYDRAETLIPQVMLLIASLWVTLPHLFGKKKDGGAK from the coding sequence ATGCAGACAAAGAACACGTTGCGGCGCGGGCGGGCCTTGGGACTGCTTGCGGTCGCTGTTCTCTTCTTTCTTTTCTCTTCGGCGCAGGACGCTTCCGCGGCCAAGAAGAAGAAATACGACACGTGGAAAGCCGTGGCGGCGGACATGGCGGTCGAGTTCTCGCGCGCGCGGGAGAACGTCGAGAAAGGCGAGTACAAGGCCGCCCACAAGAACATGAACGACGCCTATTTCGGCTATTACGAGATCCAGGGCTTCGAGAAGAACGTCATGGTCGCCATCTCTTCGGCCCGCGTCGGCCACATCGAAGGCAAGTTCTCGGCCATCAAGCACGTGCTGCTCGGCAACAACGACTCGATGGACAAGGCGACGCTCGTCAGCGAGATCGAGGACCTGAAGGTCAAGGTCTACAAGGACGCCATGGTCCTCGACGGCGACATCAGCGATACCGATCCAGACAGCCTCGGCGAGGCCGTCTACGGCTCGGCGGGCAAGCCGGCGCCGTACGGCGCGGAAGTTGCCGTCGAGCCGGGAAAGAAGGCCGAGCCCGAGAAGGTGGCAGTCGTTCCCGCCGGTCGGGACGCGCGGCCTGCGCAGGATGCGGCTCCCAAGAAAGCCCCGGTCAGCCGCGACTGGCTGACGTTTTTGACGGCGTTCGGGCTCCTGGTCCGCGAGGGGCTCGAAGCGATCCTGGTCATCGTCGCCATCGTCGCCTATCTGATCAAGACGGGCAACAAGCCGATGATCAAAGGCGTGTATTTCGGCTGTTTCGCCGCCGTTTTCGCCAGCGCGGTGCTGGCCTGGTTCCTGGAGTACATGATGGGCGACGCCAGCGGCGTGGCGCGCGAGCTGCTCGAGGGCTGGACGATGTTCCTGGCGGTGGCCGTGCTGTTTTACGTCAGCAACTGGATGCTCTCCAAGGCCGACACGGAGCGCTGGGAGAATTACATTGGCGGCAAAGTGCGGCAGTCGATCGACAGCAAGAGCCAGTGGACGCTGATCTTCGCGGCGTTCATCGCCGTGATGCGCGAGGGCGCGGAGCTGATCCTGTTCTACAAGGCAGCCTTCACGGGCGGCATGAACAGCGTCCCGCACATCGTCTACGGCATTCTCGCCGGCACGGCGGTGCTGGTCGCCGTCTGGGTGGCGTTCCGTTACTTCAGCGTCAAGCTGCCGCTCAAGCCGTTTTTCCTGTTCACCAGCATTTTGCTGTTTTTGATGTGCATTTCCTTCATGGGCAAGGGCGTGGTGGAACTGACGGAAGCCGACGTGATCACGGGGCGCACGGTCATCCCCGCGATGAAGGGCTTCCAGATCGAGATCCTCAGCATTTACGACCGCGCCGAGACGCTGATCCCGCAGGTCATGCTGCTGATCGCCTCGCTGTGGGTGACGCTGCCTCATCTGTTCGGCAAAAAGAAGGACGGGGGAGCGAAGTAG